In Elaeis guineensis isolate ETL-2024a chromosome 1, EG11, whole genome shotgun sequence, a genomic segment contains:
- the LOC105033087 gene encoding uncharacterized protein — translation MAKKRKPVPQPDPSSSSEEEEEEEEEEEEESNDEEEEEEEEEDEASEDEVEDEEEEEEEEEEEDEEDDEEEKIDPSNREAIRKLLEPFGKDQLMELLKEAALKNPSLLSRISASAESDPVHRKIFVHGLGWDATTETLASVFCQYGEIEECRVVVDRNTGRSKGYGFVLFRTRAAARKALKEPQKRIGHRMTSCQLASFGPPGAQGPAPDSTGRKIFVSGIADHINPERLRAFFTRFGEIEEGPLGYDRNTGRLRGFAIFVYKSPDSCKKALEEPKKFFEGCELHCQRAVEGLKPKTPSGAAAVAGGAAAVPAVLQPNDLALTYASQSMLGLNPMAGLVGQSLNPAMGLMGQNSGVGMLNPGVATVVTPSLNRSATTTQPYGVGLGLGGGGTGVNSISPSIIGSYGSQAALQGLGAYQNSQLSSTTSMRSQSGVGSMGTGLPSYLGR, via the coding sequence ATGGCGAAGAAGCGAAAGCCCGTTCCTCAACCAGATCCCTCTTCTtcctctgaagaagaagaagaagaagaagaagaagaagaagaagaatccaatgacgaagaggaggaggaggaggaggaggaagatgaaGCATCCGAAGACGAAGTAGAAgacgaagaagaggaggaggaggaggaggaggaggaagacgaagaagacgACGAAGAAGAGAAGATAGACCCCTCGAACCGTGAGGCCATCCGCAAGCTGTTGGAGCCCTTCGGCAAGGACCAGCTGATGGAGCTCCTCAAGGAGGCCGCCCTGAAGAACCCCTCCCTCCTCTCCCGTATCTCCGCCTCCGCCGAGTCCGACCCCGTCCACCGCAAGATCTTCGTCCACGGCCTCGGGTGGGACGCCACCACCGAGACCCTCGCCTCCGTCTTCTGCCAGTACGGCGAGATCGAGGAGTGCCGAGTCGTCGTCGACCGCAACACCGGCCGCAGCAAGGGCTACGGCTTCGTCCTCTTCCGCACCCGTGCAGCTGCCCGCAAGGCCCTCAAAGAACCCCAGAAGCGGATCGGCCACCGCATGACCTCCTGCCAGCTCGCCTCTTTCGGTCCTCCTGGTGCCCAGGGCCCCGCCCCCGACTCCACCGGCCGCAAAATCTTCGTCAGCGGCATCGCCGACCACATCAACCCCGAGCGCCTCCGTGCCTTCTTCACCCGCTTTGGCGAGATCGAGGAGGGCCCCCTCGGGTACGATCGCAACACTGGCAGGCTCCGCGGGTTTGCCATCTTTGTCTACAAGTCACCCGACAGCTGCAAGAAGGCGCTGGAGGAGCCAAAGAAGTTCTTCGAGGGGTGTGAGCTGCACTGCCAGAGGGCGGTTGAGGGGCTGAAACCCAAGACCCCTTCAGGGGCGGCGGCGGTAGCTGGGGGTGCTGCTGCAGTGCCGGCGGTCCTGCAGCCGAATGACCTGGCGCTCACCTATGCTTCGCAGTCTATGCTGGGCCTGAATCCAATGGCGGGGTTGGTAGGACAGAGCCTGAACCCAGCTATGGGGCTTATGGGGCAGAACTCTGGGGTTGGGATGCTGAATCCTGGAGTCGCGACTGTGGTGACACCCTCGTTGAATAGGAGCGCTACGACTACGCAGCCTTATGGAGTTGGATTAGGGCTTGGAGGGGGTGGGACGGGGGTCAATAGCATAAGTCCTAGTATTATTGGGAGTTATGGTTCTCAGGCAGCTTTGCAGGGTTTGGGGGCTTACCAGAACAGTCAGCTTTCTTCGACAACTTCAATGAGGTCTCAATCTGGTGTTGGATCTATGGGCACTGGCTTGCCATCGTATCTCGGGCGCTAG